A section of the Candidatus Deferrimicrobiaceae bacterium genome encodes:
- a CDS encoding glycerate kinase, whose translation MDLLGKPFLEGMFRAAVAAVEPGRLVGKALRRSASGLTLTAGGVSSGLGWDDLRKIYLVGGGKAARAMGDAAMRILGERVAAGVLAVPRGSGGGTGPVRFVEAGHPLPDEGSRRAAGEMLSLLSGAGEGDLVVALISGGGSAMISAPAEGITPADKDVVLSLLLRLGVNIAEFNTIRKHLSLVKGGWMAKAAHPARVWALLLSDVPGDDPSVIASGPFSPDPTTYADAQKVLIERRIRGDIPRAVRTYIESGVGGRLPETPKRGDPVFGKVTCAVVGSNRIALEAVKAAAEREGAVVARILPGFLRGEARECARAFVSELRAASASAPAGQVVVLAAGGETTVTVRGNGKGGRNQEFALAAAIELDGAEGVAVLSAGTDGVDGPTDAAGAYVRGDTCARARAAGLVPGHHLEGNDSHPFFRALSDLVTSGPTGTNVADIAIGATVGTRQP comes from the coding sequence TTGGACCTTCTCGGCAAGCCGTTCCTGGAGGGGATGTTCCGCGCCGCGGTCGCCGCGGTGGAGCCGGGGCGCCTTGTGGGGAAAGCCCTGCGCCGTTCCGCGTCCGGGCTAACCCTTACGGCCGGGGGCGTCTCTTCCGGGCTTGGCTGGGACGATCTGCGGAAGATCTACCTCGTGGGCGGGGGGAAGGCGGCGCGCGCGATGGGGGATGCCGCCATGCGGATCCTCGGCGAGCGGGTCGCGGCGGGGGTTCTTGCGGTCCCCCGGGGGAGCGGCGGCGGGACGGGCCCCGTCCGTTTCGTCGAGGCGGGGCACCCCCTTCCCGACGAGGGGAGCCGGCGCGCGGCCGGGGAGATGCTCTCCCTGCTGTCCGGAGCGGGGGAGGGCGACCTGGTGGTCGCCCTGATTTCGGGCGGCGGGTCCGCCATGATCTCCGCCCCCGCGGAAGGGATTACCCCTGCCGACAAGGACGTTGTCCTGTCCCTGTTGCTGCGCCTGGGGGTGAACATCGCGGAGTTCAACACCATCCGGAAGCATCTCTCTCTCGTCAAGGGGGGTTGGATGGCGAAGGCGGCCCACCCGGCCCGCGTGTGGGCGCTCCTGCTCTCGGACGTGCCCGGGGACGACCCGTCGGTCATCGCTTCCGGGCCGTTCTCCCCCGATCCGACGACCTACGCGGACGCGCAGAAGGTCCTCATCGAGAGGAGGATCCGCGGGGACATCCCGCGGGCGGTTCGCACATACATCGAATCCGGGGTGGGGGGGAGACTCCCCGAGACTCCCAAGCGGGGGGATCCCGTCTTCGGGAAGGTGACCTGCGCCGTCGTCGGATCGAACCGCATCGCGTTGGAGGCCGTGAAAGCGGCGGCGGAGCGGGAGGGAGCGGTCGTCGCGCGCATCCTGCCGGGATTCCTGCGGGGGGAGGCCCGCGAATGCGCCCGCGCCTTCGTCTCGGAACTGCGGGCGGCGTCCGCGTCCGCCCCGGCAGGCCAGGTCGTGGTCCTGGCGGCGGGAGGCGAGACGACGGTGACGGTGCGAGGGAACGGGAAGGGGGGGAGGAACCAGGAATTCGCCCTGGCGGCGGCGATCGAGCTGGACGGCGCGGAAGGGGTGGCGGTCCTGTCCGCGGGGACCGATGGCGTCGACGGGCCGACGGACGCCGCGGGGGCGTATGTCCGGGGAGACACCTGCGCCCGGGCCCGGGCCGCGGGGCTTGTTCCCGGCCACCACCTCGAGGGGAACGACTCCCACCCCTTTTTCCGGGCCCTTTCCGACCTGGTGACGTCCGGCCCCACCGGGACGAACGTCGCCGACATCGCCATCGGGGCAACCGTCGGCACCCGACAGCCCTGA